Proteins from a genomic interval of Rubinisphaera italica:
- a CDS encoding molybdopterin molybdotransferase MoeA, protein MLSVSEAFQLIEQTILPASVCEVPLSQAAGRVSACDVISDSDSPPFNKALMDGFAIRTLDIQDDVRLKVIERITAGEVPQCSLEPGTAIQVMTGAQLPAGTDAVIRIEDVLTPEEDEISFTIDSISPGRNVMSRGESMQMGEVVVACGERLAFPKIALLAELGRSKVSIIPQPSVAVLATGNELVPIDQTPGPGQIRNSNETMLVAQVENAGVKAVPLGIARDDRDDLRSHMKTGLQSDFLLLSGGVSAGVLDLVPSVLAELGVQQVFHKVHMKPGKPIWFGVRPADAENSRPCYVFGLPGNPVSSMVCCELFVKFALNRIENLPGLPAESRKARLRQAHLVKGDRPVYYPARITHNDHELTATPVRWVGSADLRGASEANGMILFTPRDAEYQENEIVDVWKWIEII, encoded by the coding sequence ATGCTCAGTGTTTCCGAAGCTTTCCAACTCATTGAACAAACCATCCTCCCCGCATCCGTCTGTGAAGTCCCTCTTTCTCAGGCAGCAGGGCGAGTCTCTGCCTGCGATGTGATTTCCGATAGCGATTCGCCTCCATTTAACAAAGCGTTGATGGATGGTTTCGCGATCCGCACGCTGGATATTCAGGATGATGTCCGACTGAAAGTCATCGAACGAATTACGGCTGGTGAAGTTCCTCAATGTTCTCTCGAACCAGGAACCGCCATTCAGGTGATGACGGGGGCTCAGTTGCCAGCCGGGACTGACGCGGTCATCCGAATTGAAGATGTCCTCACGCCTGAGGAAGACGAAATTTCCTTCACCATTGACTCGATTTCCCCAGGTCGAAACGTAATGTCCCGTGGCGAAAGTATGCAGATGGGCGAAGTCGTCGTCGCCTGCGGAGAGCGGCTCGCGTTTCCGAAAATTGCTTTACTGGCAGAGTTGGGACGCAGCAAAGTCTCGATTATCCCACAGCCAAGTGTCGCCGTTCTGGCAACAGGCAATGAACTCGTACCGATCGATCAGACGCCGGGACCTGGACAAATCCGCAATTCCAACGAAACGATGCTGGTCGCTCAGGTGGAAAACGCAGGCGTAAAAGCAGTCCCGCTGGGAATAGCCCGGGATGATCGGGACGATTTGCGATCCCACATGAAAACCGGCCTGCAGTCCGATTTCCTCTTACTTTCCGGCGGAGTTTCTGCGGGAGTGCTCGATTTGGTACCGAGTGTGCTGGCCGAACTCGGGGTTCAGCAGGTCTTTCATAAAGTGCATATGAAACCCGGGAAGCCAATCTGGTTTGGAGTCCGACCAGCTGATGCAGAGAATTCTCGTCCCTGCTATGTGTTTGGTTTGCCCGGAAACCCGGTCAGTTCCATGGTTTGCTGTGAATTATTCGTCAAATTTGCCTTGAATCGGATCGAAAATCTTCCGGGGCTACCTGCAGAAAGTCGGAAAGCCCGTCTGAGGCAAGCTCATCTAGTCAAAGGAGACCGTCCGGTTTATTATCCCGCCAGAATTACCCACAACGATCACGAATTAACGGCGACCCCGGTCCGCTGGGTCGGCTCGGCTGATTTGCGAGGAGCATCGGAAGCGAATGGCATGATTCTGTTTACTCCGCGTGATGCAGAGTATCAGGAAAATGAAATCGTTGATGTGTGGAAGTGGATTGAAATAATTTGA
- the purN gene encoding phosphoribosylglycinamide formyltransferase: MTYPPSEPIAHPVRLAVLISGGGTTLDNFMTRIQSGELKAEVSLVIASRPDCGGIEKAKRHGLPLEIRPRKEFNSVAEFSQSVFEACRRQNVELVILGGFLSLLEIPDDFMWRVMNIHPSLIPAFCGQGFHGARVHEAAYERGVKVSGCTVHFADNQYDHGPIILQRTVAIDHQDQPADIAAKVFVQECEAYPEAIRLFSQGRLSMEGKRVAVR, translated from the coding sequence ATGACTTACCCTCCCTCCGAGCCCATTGCACATCCTGTTCGACTTGCCGTTCTAATCTCCGGCGGTGGGACGACACTTGATAATTTCATGACGAGGATTCAATCGGGAGAACTGAAAGCAGAGGTCTCACTGGTCATCGCTTCGCGTCCCGATTGTGGCGGCATCGAAAAAGCAAAACGGCACGGTTTGCCGTTGGAAATTCGCCCGCGAAAAGAGTTTAATTCCGTTGCTGAATTCAGTCAGTCGGTCTTTGAAGCCTGCCGTCGGCAGAATGTTGAACTTGTCATTCTCGGCGGCTTTCTGAGCCTGTTGGAAATCCCGGACGACTTTATGTGGCGAGTGATGAATATTCATCCATCATTGATCCCCGCATTTTGTGGACAGGGGTTTCATGGCGCGCGCGTGCACGAAGCGGCTTATGAGCGAGGTGTGAAAGTCTCGGGCTGCACCGTCCATTTTGCAGATAATCAGTACGACCACGGCCCGATCATCCTGCAGCGAACCGTCGCAATTGACCATCAGGATCAGCCAGCCGACATTGCAGCGAAAGTTTTTGTGCAGGAATGCGAGGCATACCCGGAAGCGATCCGCCTGTTTTCACAGGGGCGATTAAGTATGGAAGGGAAGCGGGTTGCGGTGAGATAA
- the trxA gene encoding thioredoxin, whose protein sequence is MAGGNVIEFTDDNFSTEVLQGDQAVLVDFWAPWCGPCKMLTPTIEELANDYEGKARVGKLNTDDNPNTASEHGISAIPTLMVFKGGELVERLTGVVPKEQLAATLDKHL, encoded by the coding sequence ATGGCCGGTGGTAATGTGATTGAGTTTACCGATGACAATTTCTCAACGGAAGTATTGCAGGGAGATCAGGCAGTTCTCGTCGATTTCTGGGCTCCCTGGTGCGGCCCCTGCAAAATGCTGACCCCAACCATCGAAGAGCTCGCCAACGATTACGAAGGCAAAGCACGCGTCGGCAAACTGAATACCGATGATAACCCGAATACCGCTTCAGAACACGGCATCAGCGCGATTCCAACTCTGATGGTCTTCAAAGGTGGCGAACTGGTCGAACGTTTGACGGGAGTCGTTCCGAAAGAACAGCTTGCAGCAACTCTCGATAAACACCTATAA